The Panulirus ornatus isolate Po-2019 chromosome 36, ASM3632096v1, whole genome shotgun sequence genomic sequence TCCTCCTACCCATCAACTGTCCCTTCTCTTCCTGCCCATCAACTACCCCCTGCTCTTCCTCAACTAGACCCTGATGTCTCACCTGACACCCCAGCCACTCTGGCCGGAGATAAGTTCCTGGCGGCTGATGTGAACTGGGGTGTAGCCACGGGCGTCGGTGTGGTGTAGGGCCAAGTAGGTCTTCATATGATGCTTCCAGGTGAAGAGGGCGTGAGGACCTGATAGCACCCGGGTCACCTGCTCCTCTCGACCTGTCACCTGCCGCCAACCCATCGCACAAGGACAAAATCTATTACAATTTACAACTTAGTTCATCATAACTCTGACTGATATtaacaaaatatgataaagatTACGACGAGGGAGGATAGTTGACGAGGAATGAAGTGAACTTCTACCTCAGCATCACGGGAAATGAGATGATACTGAAAAACTTATCATCATAAGACACGTGTATAATTAAATGACCCCTCCCGAGGAAGGCAGTACCCACCGTATGGTGCTGAACACCTGTAGTAAGTCCTGTATGGTGCTGAACATCTGAACCTCGTAGTACCTACCTGTATGGTGTTGAACATCTGTTGTACCTCCTAGTACCCACCCGCATGGTGCTGAACATCTGTTGCACTTTCGGGTTGGTGTTGTACTTGAACCAGTTCCAGCCAACGCCATAGCCCTCTAGTCCCCAGGTGGCGCCGTCTATGGCCCAAAGCTGGTCCAGGGTATCGATGGGAGGAGGGCTGACCGGGGCGGTGAGGTGTGCGATCAAGGAGCAGCGGTACATGGCCACCACCACTACGCAGAACACCCAccacattcccaccaccacctgcaaccaccatgactatcaccatcaacatacacacacccgtGTCAGTTACATTCAAGGCTGAGTTGGTGCCAGACAGCTGGAGCGAGAGACAAAAGTTTTTACTAATACAAAGAGGCCTTTGACCTGTCCCTAAAATGTCATGTCAAAGGATTACGCCATCACACACAGGGGatgacagtcgtgctcaaaggccgtactgtcgtgctcatgggatcAGAATTAACCACAGTTTTATAACCCACCCAACACAAGGTAGACAAGAGCCAGACTCACGTCAAGTCACTCAGGTAACAGGTCGTCTCCCAGCATTCCTAACTCCGTGCACACTTCTCTTTACAGTAAATTAGCCTTTAATGTTTAGACCAGTCAGCAGTTTAGGTACTgaagatatacatatactttGTGCTGTGTAAAGCAACTGTAATACATAAATATGAGGTACCTGGGCGGTGATATTGTCTGGGAGTGTTGTCAACGGGTCCTGCAGCAACATTCCCCACGTGTTTAGCAGAGCTGAGGACAGGTCCACGCCACGCTCTCCAGAAAACCGGGACCACGCCCTCTGTACCGCCCACAGCAAACTGCCCGCCCCTGTGGTCACCAGCACCAGAGCTACCCAGACCTCACCTATTGAGATGGATAAATATCAAAGAATTACTCAAGGTGACTGTAACTATATAATCAGCATTAATATTCTTACTCCAAGACATTTCAGGCTCAGACTTCAATAATTTCACCATCTTTTTTACCTTTACCTGGAGACACCAGACGGTACCTGAGAATGGCCTGACGGGTGCCAGGTGCTGCGGCGAGGGACCGGGTTTGCGGGTGAATATGACGAACGGCTCGAAGATGTAGGCGCGGGTGAAGTCTATGGCCTGCTTCCTCGCGGCCTGACCAGAACAGTCGCAGGGAGAAGTCTGCCTCCCCTCGACCCAGCTCCCCAACCATGCCCGTCCACCCGCTGCCGTTCCGCACCCGACCGCCCCACTGGCCGTCTGCCGGCGCACGGACCACGTACCTGGTTAAGAAACAACGTCAGGGAATCACGTACCTGGCTGCTAAAGAAGGTCTGCTCACACTTAACATAAGATCTTCTCCAAGTCATGTTCACATGTTggaaaaacgtgtgtgtgtgtggggggggggggggtacaaatGACAAAAtttgattagatttactgctgaACGTCATCAGTGTAATAAAAGGGCGTATACAAAGACGCAAAGTCCTCTTAGAGACCGTATCACTCAACCtgagttacagtgtgtgtgtgtgtgtgtgtgtgtgtatgtgtgtgtgtgtgtgtacactacctCTGTCAAGAGACCACCTACGTGAAGTTGAGGCTGCGGGCCACCGTGCCGAGCATGCGTACGTCTAGGGAATCCCTGGGCGTGACCATTGTACCGGgggcgtccgtctctctctcgtAAGACACGTACGGGAACAGGTCCTTGGCCACGATCCTCAGCACGTGTCCTTGCATGTCCTCGAACTTCTCTGAGAGACAGAGAGGCCACACCATCAAGCACAAGTGTGATCCGTGGTACGATGGCCTAAccttttttgacctgacccttcagtgtTAGATAAATGGGCCGTATTCtcgtggtcaaggatcataccgacgtgctcaaggggtaaagaTTATGCTGATGGCAATGTCCCTAA encodes the following:
- the LOC139760330 gene encoding LOW QUALITY PROTEIN: glutamate receptor-like (The sequence of the model RefSeq protein was modified relative to this genomic sequence to represent the inferred CDS: deleted 1 base in 1 codon), which translates into the protein MWWPIVGAAGVVLLSRMAAGAAAPKAARPPSVVLEGVVDLVARQYLAGCSLVLATTQPHSAVFTHILRQVWRGGQASLVLNWEGAPLPPSVLHHLTHGDSTLTCRAIILHLSTNVSTTTVNREAARNIMWLLEEVHLVPETRVVMIGHQVLARHALQHPRLRDTLYAIYLATLDSGTLGQLGSGVGMYRRCLYCNMGNPDVVLLKRWLHLPPTVIANITIFPEKFEDMQGHVLRIVAKDLFPYVSYERETDAPGTMVTPRDSLDVRMLGTVARSLNFTYVVRAPADGQWGGRVRNGSGWTGMVGELGRGEADFSLRLFWSAARKQAIDFTRAYIFEPFVIFTRKPGPSPQHLAPVRPFSGEVWVALVLVTTGAGSLLWAVQRAWSRFSGERGVDLSSALLNTWGMLLQDPLTTLPDNITAQVVVGMWWVFCVVVVAMYRCSLIAHLTAPVSPPPIDTLDQLWAIDGATWGLEGYGVGWNWFKYNTNPKVQQMFSTMRVTGREEQVTRVLSGPHALFTWKHHMKTYLALHHTDARGYTPVHISRQELISGQSGWGVRRGAPFLKPLDRLIGRLAETGLIVHWLNDITDASLSKTRLELGTQAAGDRPSPQGEDEDEDLVLSLGHLQGAFYLLLLGCCIAILTILVERCVAAAKTPTPFAGRP